The genomic stretch atatatatcTTGATCTGTATGACTGCTGGTGATGCCACCCACTCCTAACCTGCGACCTATCCATTAATATACCTTGCCAACAAGGTGTCCAGCTCAATCAGGTAAAACATGTTACATCTTTATTCTAACAGTcaaatgaaagtttaatgatGTGCTGTTAAAGTTAGAAAAGTTGGGTTTATGCACAGCAGAAGTAGTTTTTaacaataaccacaaaaaaaggcaTCCTAACACTTCTTGAGTGTATTAAATGTCTAAAATTGTATGAATGTTATagatgtgaatgtgttttttaaaattgttttttagagAAAACATTACCTTGTAGTTTGGATTGTACTTGTACATTTGTCACAATTTAAAGCACTGCATTATTTTATCATGTCAAGCTCTGTTTAATATTTTCTACTACttaaaggaaaaatatgtaatttaaattTGACATTAATTCTAAAGTCACTAAAACACATATCACTCATATTATTTGTGCTTGTGTCAAGAGACTTCATGTAATTCTATggtattgttgttttatttaccaTAGACACTGCAATTTCTGTGTGCTAACAGGTTCATTGCTCAGCATCTGTGACTAAAGTTTTCCAACAACAAATGGCAGCACAACCTGAGACAGACTGGAACAGTGGTCTCGGTGACTGCTTTGAGGACGCGAGTACTTAAGTAAGAATACCACAACTTACCTaaatttcatattttagactAAAGGCATTTTGTCATTTGGAAAACCTTCTTTATTCAGTCACTTAAAGCGACAGTAGAcagttttttgttgtcattgggaaaaaatgattttgcatAATAGTTTCTACCTTCCTGTTGGTGCATCTGtgtgattaaaaatattaatcactTTGAATTATGTCCCCTGATCATCAGAGTTTGCTGAATGACTTTCAGGTTCTTAACAGTTATGACAATTATTATTCCTAAATTCTTGGGGAAATCCCTTAAATTCAGTTTATATTATTTACATCTAGTCAGGATTGAAGGAGAAAACTGTCGtgctttcaaattatttttcctCTACAAGCAATCCTCGCAACTAAGTGACTCTaaataaacaatacaataaaggtGCATTATAATAGGAATTTGTTTATCCACCAGAGGTCTGACCAGAGAGGGCTGTCATAACACCACTGCTACTGAAAGAAAtccctgtttttctctctcattactTTACACATAAGTGGTATCGCTCTTCTATAAGTGATAATAAAACATTCCTGCAGAGGCTCATGTTGTTACTATAGCATGGCAGGagaacagttttgtttttataaggcTTCAAATGACAGAATGTGATGGACACTCCTCCATGGTCaaaagtaagttagtaagtaagtaaactccTTACCCAAACATATCTGAGACTGAACCAATCTGTCCACAtttaatcaatcaaatcaaatcaaatcaaaattactttatttatccccaaggggaaattcagttagtctgttagctcttgtctaatggctgtaggagcgaaggatcttttgtatctctccgtcctgcaacggagagaaaggagccatccactgctgttttttttggtccataaaggttttgtgtcgcggatgatccgggtatttcaggatggcctggaacatcttgacaggtcatctctccaccacctcctccagtgtgccCAACCTTATTCTCTTTGATTGTCTTAAGTTTTATGTTATTGAGTATGCTGAAAAGTGctacatgaaatgttttttatttatcacacCACTGTCACTTTATCAGCACCATTCGCTTCACCAATTATCTCCAAATGCTCTTGTAATGTTTCAGTTGTAAATGTTGCCCCTTATTATACTATCATATGTAACTATGCTGGTACTATCGTACTATTGCACAATTTGAACTGGTACGACTGAATTCCTCATTTGTAGGCCTATTAAAACTTTCAATAaagttgggggaaaaaagctatAGGCCTACACGCAATTTACACTAAAATGAGCAGTAAACGTggtaaagaaatgttataactTTCCAGTAATGCATCTAACACATTGTTCATTAACTGTTAACTTAAACATCAAATGAGACATCTTAATAAACATAGGTTATGTTAGCATAAACTGCACTTACCCTCTTCTCCAGTGCCTGATGGCTCACTAATTGGGCCATACGAGGAGCGCATGCAGGGAGGCTGGTACACTGATGCAGATCACATGATCACGTCTTCTCTCTCCAAAGAGTCTCTCAATACTTTATATTTGCATATAAGTCTTGATCCGTATAACTGCTTCCACGCGGGTGATCAAAACGGAAGGAAACACAGGATGTTATGAAGAGCTGAGACGCAGAAGGCGACGACACGGACCGCAGCAGGTTAGAAAGCTGATGTGATCAGGAAGCTGCACCTCTGAGACAAACTAACGAACTTTGAAAACCGACAAACTTGGCCATTTCATGGATATGGACATCTCAACAGTGGTAATTCAGCTTTATCAATTTCTATTCTCGAGCTGAGCAGTGGAAGAACAATTGTTATTGGTTACCATTTCTGTCTTCAGTATGCAATTAAACAGAACAGGTTTAAGAGCATCTACACACTGCtattaaaaatgtctatttgcatgtaaaataaaatgtatttttcaaaatgtattgatGCTCACCAAAAAGTTTTTTGCATATTGAtaagttttgtttgcaaatccaAAATTGTGGCTTGCTGTTAAAACTTTGGAATTTAGAAGCAAACTTCTGGACTGTGAATATTAATTTTACTTGGATGTAGAAACTAAAATACCAGGTGTGAACTTGTAGTGTATTTTCTGCTACAGATTTATATTACTCTAATACTAAAAGTTCTGCTTTGTTAAAAGGCCTCAGTATGAACCTTTGTTCATAACAGCCAGAGTCTTCAGGTAGAAACTAGTTCCAACCAGtataatgaccattaatatCTGGGAATTGTCAGAGAGTAAAGGCATTGGAACttgaatataaacaagtataggttgtatccttttaaggttaaaaagtaggctTAGCTGCAGAGGGATGGTAGGGTGGTAAGAGGGTTTACCAGAGGGTGGTAAATTTTCACCACAAACTATTTTTTCACAAAGAGTTTCAATTTCATTTCATGGAAATTATTTAGGTTTCAAATTCCAGTTTCTGGCTGTACAACACAGCTTTCGTAATCTGAGACATATCCTGTCCCACTTCACAGTTTCTGAGTTCTCAAGACGGAGTTCAGATTAATCAGATAAATCATGTTTCATCTTCTATGTCAAggtttaatgtaagtttattaACATCTACGATAAGAcacagctcttcagagagcatcttctctcctagcacttattgctgcactgccggctcttattgcactatatcttgattgttcccctttttttcccttgtaagtcgctttggttaaaagcgtctgctaaatgactaaatataaataCGTTTTTTTCTGCAAATCAAAATGATGGATTTTCACTTTCCTGTACCACAAAATAAGTTAAAAGATTATTCTGGAGAAGTTTTATTTCACCTTTGCTATAGTCataaacacaagaaagaaaataattcagATCAGACTGATAAAATGTATCACaagcctttttttctcacttgcctctcaATTATGCCTAAATAGCAGTCTAAGTTCAGAGgctgcttttaaaatgtattcacagAGCTGCTGAGGCCAACTTTTACTAAGGAATTAGAGAACTTTTAAGGACCTAAAAAGGTTCCTCTATGGCATCATCATGAAGGACCCCTTTTGTTTCAAAGCACAATTTTAAAGgtgtaaactgtttttttgttattgctgtTAAAATGAATGCCATTGGAAAACTCTTATGATAGAAATCACCCCTGCACCTAcatgcaaacagaaaaacagcaaaccTAGCTTTAACTGCTTCCAACAAGGCACTCCAAAATCTAATCAGATCGCTTTCTGTAACAAATAAACCATGTGAGTGCAAGTAGGATATTTTCAGACAAGACACATAAGGTTCCTCATAACATAGAGTTAATTTGCTTTGCTCTGATTTCTGTGTTCAGGTTTCTGGTTCACCATATGTGGATAAACTACACCAACATCATCCAATGGCAGAACAACCAAAGACCGAGTGGGAGAGTGCACTCTGTGACTGCTTTGAGGACACAAGTTCTTGTAAGAATCAGTTCCACAACTTTGacaaaataatatacattttttggtctAAAAAGCcttattttgtctcatttttatgTCCTTCTCTATCAAGTCCCTTAAGAGTTTCTACCTGCCTGTTggtgcatctgtgtgttttttaaggttGCTATGGATTCTGGTGCTGCCCTTGTCTTGCCTGCACGGTTTCAGAAAGATTTGGAGAGAACCGCTGTCTCCCATTTTGTGACATATGCTGCCCTTTCATAACAGCATCTACTTGGGGGGTACCTCTTACTGTACCTCCTGCAGTCCTGTCTCTGAGGGTTGCCATGAGAAACAGATATGGTATCAAGGTATGATGCATGTAGAGCTGATATATGATGGATTTACACGATTTTCAAGTTGAATAAAAGTAAACCAATGTtgaatttcatatttattttgtttttttacagggttCTGTCTGTAACGACATTCTAGCTTCCTGTTTCTGTGGGTGGTGCGCCTGGTGTCAGATGCATCGTGAGTTAAAACATCGCAAAAAAACTCCCAGTGTCATCACTGTACAAAGCCAAACTGTTGTACAAATGCAACCTGCTCCAGAGATGATGGCTCCTGGATACCCACCCCAGTCTGGGATGATGGTTCCTGGATACCCACCCCAGTCTGGGATGATGGCTCCTGGATACCCACCCCAGTCTGGGATGATGGCTCCTGGATACCCACCCCAGTCTGGGATGATGGCTCCTGGATACCCACCCCAGTCTGGGATGATGCCTCCTGGATACACACCCCAGTCTGGGATGATGGCTCCTGGATACCCACCCCAGTCTGGGATGATGGATCCTGGATACCCACCCCAGTCTGTGATGATGGATCCTGGAAACCCACCCCAGTCTGGTTTCAAGGGCGAATCAGAAGCACCCCTGATGTCACACTGAACCCTCTGGCTTCTCATTGGAAATATGTTTCAGTTCAGATCACGctgttgttcattttgttaCACTAAAAACAGAATTTAAGTGTATGTTAAGTGAAAACCAAGAATGTGATCACTTGTATTCCCTTTTCATCAGAGTATACTCATTAAGTTTCAGTTTCTTGataattatgatgattattattattattccaaaaTTCTGGAAATTTGGTCCTCAGTTATTTTCAGCCACCACAGGCCTCCACTCAAGTATAAAGAAGACTCTTGTAGTCCTTTCAAATCTTTTTGTCTCTGCGACCATTTTCTTTGTTAATATAAAGCAAGCGTTGGCAAGTTGTTAGATAATACCTGTTACTTAGTGTTGTGCTTGACCTAAGAGACTTCATCTAATTGCATGTTTTTCAGTAAATTTGTAGCAAAATATCTGTATTGAAAAAAGTTGTATTGGCATGCAAACAAGTTccactgaaaataaatattttgttttgcgtACTGGTGTAATGGTATACTGTTTTTCATCGCTGTTTATGAATTTTATGTGACATTTTGATTACATACTATTCTgtgccattttaaaaaatacatatttttggaCATTCTATACTACTATATGTATCAACATTTTAGGAATTTTAAAGTCCAACCTTTTTTGGCATTTGGCAAATTGACCAGATCAAACGAAAGCGAAAGTGCCACTGCACCCGAAAAGACGTCTTTCCCGCGGAAAAATTACATCTCTGGAGTTGACCATTTGCAgaagctccgcccccttagttactgttgctagcCGCTGTTTTAGCTATTGTTTTTAGAGTAATACCTCCGCGTGGTAGGCTGCCCATTCACAAAATACTACCAAGATTAAAATAGGTTCATAATGGCCTGGTGGGACATTATGTTCAACATTGATATATGCAGTACAGGGCTGTACATTAACTTTGATGCTGGGTGGTTGATAGTTTTGTAGCACAATCCACAAAATCTCTTTGGTATGTAACTATAGTTACAAACACCTCATCTGTAGTCTACACTCtacaaaacatgtaaaataagatgTCTCTGGTGCCCAGATAGTAAATCATCCATAGCACAGACTGATGTAGCATGTTCTATAGGCTAcgtctgtatttttactgtactgtgacGTATTGTGAAAGGACTAAATAAATACGGTGAAATGCAGGTGTATACGCTAAAAGTAACAAACACACTACACAAAACCAACTAAACCAGACCAACTAAACCAAACCAAGGTGGTGGctgtgaaggagagagagatataGTGATTGAGACTAGATTCAGGTGTGCTTCTCCAGCCactcctccagcctctgcagactggaggagtgACCTGACCTGTGGCCCCTCCTGCAAAGGAAGACAAATACAACAtgccacaacacacagagggggaggggatcATCACATTTTGCACTAGTAGTGGTATGAATACTAGTTGACAGGAGCCATAACTGTTAAGTCTGGTTTGGATTACCTCATCTAACAGCTAGACAATCGTTATTTTGCTCATCTTTGCTAGATAGCAGCTTAACTTGGAGCAgacatttgtgtgtctgttgatcTTTGTCGTATTAAGTTGGGCTCTCTCACTGTTAAATCCACAGCCGGAGAAGCTCCACTTGTTTTAtggaaaagggggaaaaaatgactcCTCCAGCTAAACTCTGAGGGTAACTGGTGTCAGAATTacaaatcgtcacactgttaaaataattgcctgtCATTTTttgccaaacatttttttttcttttccctacatcatctcctcatgacaccggccacctatggtaaaatcgcctacatcctcagttgatcagatcatgtgatttttccCCTTTAGCTATGTAAGaatacaaaaagtttttttcttcataaagtatgagaggcaaaatggaaataatgatctgttgttctaaaaaaaaagacatttaaagaatacttagaatattcaatcataaaatgagttcatatcaaaagatagagcacagaaacacacagcaagcattaaataacatgggaaatgaatgcgggtcatttttgatccatgttgtgcattagaagcggtGTCAATATATTgcgcatcaaagggttaagatcatcacttctttgacaatttgccacattcataggcatcagataagaacccagcaaagagctggagggagattgtttagttctCAATTTACTTtatcagtgtttaattgttgacactaatattggtaacactttactctaaggtgtctacataagagtgacatgagcgtgtcataaacatgacatgggatgtgtcataaacattaaagacactttgaagtaacattaatgctcatgatacatgtcatgtttctgacaggcttgtgtgactcttatatagacaccttcaaaataaagtgttaccatatcttgccacaaaggcatgttcaaaaattgcctaagtcatttatttttcttaagttacataatttacacacagtgttattactatgccaatagccatcctttgttccatcctttttgagtgaaatgatcaataaatgtcatatgttacacttttggtgttttttgtatttcctgCAAAAACTTCAAAAAATGAGTTAGCCGATTATTTTAACGGGGTGACGAAATTCTGTATGCACCTTTTCACCTATGATTGGACGAGGAGCGTTCGGGGGAGGAGTTTTGCAAACGGTCAATTAAGCCATAAGAGGAGCACATGTAGGAAGGCTGGTACATTGATGCAGATCACATGATCACGTCTGCTCTCTCCACAGAGTCTCTTAAGTCTttatgtctgtatatatatcttgatCTGTATAACTGACCCCCGCTGGCAATAACAAGGGAAGGAAACACAGAATGTTATAAAGAGCTGCACCGTCCCACTGACTGCAGCAGGTTAGACAGCTGCTGTGATTAGGTAGCTGCACCCCTGAGACCAACTAACAAACTTTGAAAACCGACACACTTGTCCATTTTATGGATATGGATATCTCAACAATGGTAATTCAGttttatcattttcttttcttgaaTTGAGCAGTGGAAGAACAATTGTTA from Centropristis striata isolate RG_2023a ecotype Rhode Island chromosome 9, C.striata_1.0, whole genome shotgun sequence encodes the following:
- the LOC131977999 gene encoding rhodopsin-like, with the protein product MDMDISTVVSGSPYVDKLHQHHPMAEQPKTEWESALCDCFEDTSSCCYGFWCCPCLACTVSERFGENRCLPFCDICCPFITASTWGVPLTVPPAVLSLRVAMRNRYGIKGSVCNDILASCFCGWCAWCQMHRELKHRKKTPSVITVQSQTVVQMQPAPEMMAPGYPPQSGMMVPGYPPQSGMMAPGYPPQSGMMAPGYPPQSGMMAPGYPPQSGMMPPGYTPQSGMMAPGYPPQSGMMDPGYPPQSVMMDPGNPPQSGFKGESEAPLMSH